A genomic window from Lotus japonicus ecotype B-129 chromosome 1, LjGifu_v1.2 includes:
- the LOC130728285 gene encoding probable receptor-like protein kinase At5g24010, which translates to MEPLSISTQSPSSSSSLFTSQSTMEFTRKTLFLSFSFLSFFTIPIFSHLFSPLDNYLIDCGSTAPTTLIDNRPFSGDLTGKHTPLSSSSHVVSIRNQSPLPGLPSIYHTARVFTNPTRYSFPIKDRGTHMVRLHFHPFDSPKLDLGRAQFHVLVDGHVVLSNFTRLMKTGGDGNPRVVEYLIWVDSKKLVIVFVPSKDSKLAFVNAIEVISAPKDLVPVKAQYLNLGNLESFDGLNMQALEVVYRVTVGGPKVTPFNDSLWRTWVTDDEFFKSSVGSERIVFGGRIKYQVGGASREVGPDNVYNSARLIRSKNDSVPNVNMTWVFSIVGGYKYLVRLHFCDVASISLGLLYFNVYVNGYLASEDLDLSYMTNSLASPYYADFVVDGDSSTGTGALSVSIGPSKNSIPHVIDGILNGVEVMKMNNSRNSLDGDVCAGFVMQSWSSGNSGIVLTFMAAVCIVLSLAIVIRRRMVESRESVSWSRLPVNLSDDNVKTSNI; encoded by the coding sequence ATGGAACCCCTTTCTATTTCAACACAATCtccctcttcatcttcttcactctTCACCTCTCAATCAACCATGGAGTTCACACGCAAAACCCTCtttctctccttctccttcctctccttCTTCACAATCCCCATCTTCTCCCACCTCTTCTCCCCCCTCGACAACTACCTCATCGACTGCGGCTCCACCGCCCCCACCACCCTCATCGACAACCGCCCCTTCTCCGGCGACCTCACCGGAAAACACACCCCACTCTCTTCCTCTTCCCACGTCGTCTCGATCCGGAACCAAAGCCCTCTCCCCGGTTTACCCTCAATCTACCACACCGCTAGGGTCTTCACAAACCCTACAAGGTACTCGTTCCCCATCAAAGACAGAGGTACCCACATGGTTCGCCTTCACTTCCACCCCTTCGATTCCCCGAAACTCGATCTGGGTCGCGCTCAATTTCACGTCTTGGTTGATGGGCATGTCGTTTTGAGCAATTTTACCCGTTTGATGAAGACTGGCGGTGATGGAAACCCTAGGGTTGTTGAGTATCTGATCTGGGTCGATTCGAAAAAGCTTGTGATCGTGTTTGTGCCGAGTAAGGATTCGAAATTGGCGTTTGTGAATGCCATTGAGGTGATTTCTGCACCCAAAGACCTTGTTCCTGTTAAAGCACAGTATTTGAATTTAGGAAATTTAGAGAGTTTTGATGGTTTGAACATGCAAGCACTTGAAGTTGTGTATAGAGTCACTGTTGGGGGTCCTAAAGTTACCCCTTTTAATGATTCATTGTGGAGGACTTGGGTTACTGATGATGAGTTTTTCAAATCAAGTGTTGGGTCTGAAAGAATTGTCTTTGGTGGTAGGATCAAGTATCAAGTTGGCGGTGCTAGTCGCGAAGTTGGACCGGATAATGTGTATAATAGTGCAAGGTTGATCAGGAGTAAGAATGATTCTGTTCCTAATGTGAATATGACTTGGGTGTTTTCAATTGTTGGAGGATACAAGTACCTGGTTAGGTTGCATTTCTGTGATGTTGCTAGCATTTCGCTTGGTTTGCTATATTTCAATGTTTATGTCAATGGCTATTTAGCTTCTGAAGACTTGGATCTCTCTTACATGACAAATTCACTGGCTTCCCCTTATTATGCTGACTTTGTTGTTGATGGAGATAGCAGCACAGGGACAGGGGCACTGAGTGTTAGTATTGGTCCTTCTAAAAACAGCATTCCTCATGTCATTGATGGTATATTGAATGGAGTTGAGGTTATGAAGATGAATAACTCGCGTAATAGTCTTGATGGAGATGTTTGTGCTGGTTTTGTTATGCAGAGCTGGTCAAGTGGAAATTCAGGTATTGTGCTAACTTTCATGGCTGCTGTTTGCATTGTGTTAAGCTTAGCCATAGTGATTCGTAGGAGGATGGTTGAGTCTAGGGAATCTGTATCATGGTCAAGGTTGCCTGTGAATTTATCGGATGATAATGTTAAAACCAGCAATATATAG
- the LOC130732319 gene encoding uncharacterized protein LOC130732319, whose protein sequence is MPTMSHNCNPKDSEQFYLSWNITKLVTFCFLLASISYLLCSLGVVTNSHDCDNKKAYLVPITTHIVNNAPPPTIEETTPEKVTPSEIEPTSISHIVFGIGASSKLWNHRKEYIKLWWRPNVTRGNVWLDQEVQQPEAGDEFLLPRLKLSGDTSKFKYKHPIGNRNGIRISRIVSETVRLVKKEKNLNNVRWFVMGDDDTVFVTENLVRVLQKYDHNQFYYIGAFSESHVQNIKFSYNMAYGGGGFAISYGLAMALEKMQDRCIQRYPALYGSDDRIQACMAELGVPLTVEKGFHQFDVYGNVFGLLAAHPITPLVSLHHLDLVEPIFPNMTQIQALKHLLQGPIKLDPHGIMQQSICYDKNRDWTVSVSWGYAIQIFRRVFSAREMEMPARTFLNWYRRVDYTGFPFNTRPFSRNSCQKPFVFYLADVTFDGERNESVTRYARVHPNPKCKWKMANPETIRMVTVVKKLDPHLWDKSPRRNCCRVQPTKEEGTLVIDVGECREDEVVAL, encoded by the exons ATGCCTACAATGTCCCACAATTGCAACCCCAAAGATTCAGAACAATTTTACCTTTCTTGGAACATAACAAAGCTTGTAACTTTCTGCTTCCTCTTAGCCTCCATATCCTACCTCTTATGTTCCTTAGGAGTGGTCACAAATTCACATGATTGTGACAACAAAAAAGCTTACCTTGTTCCCATCACCACACACATTGTTAATAATGCTCCTCCTCCCACAATTGAAGAAACCACCCCAGAAAAAGTAACACCCTCTGAAATTGAACCCACCAGTATTTCCCACATAGTGTTTGGCATAGGAGCCTCATCCAAATTATGGAATCACAGAAAAGAGTACATTAAATTATGGTGGAGACCCAATGTAACAAGGGGCAACGTGTGGCTAGACCAAGAAGTGCAACAACCTGAGGCAGGGGATGAGTTTCTTCTTCCAAGATTGAAACTTTCTGGTGACACTTCAAAGTTCAAGTACAAGCACCCAATTGGGAACAGGAATGGGATTAGGATTTCCAGGATTGTTTCAGAGACAGTGAGGCTTGTGAAGAAGGAAAAGAATTTGAACAATGTGAGGTGGTTTGTGATGGGGGATGATGATACTGTGTTTGTGACTGAGAATTTGGTGAGGGTGTTGCAGAAATAtgatcataatcaattttattaTATTGGGGCATTTTCAGAAAGTCATGTTCAGAACATAAAATTTTCTTACAACATGgcttatggtggtggtgggtttgcAATTAGCTATGGATTGGCTATGGCTTTGGAGAAGATGCAGGATAGGTGCATACAGAGGTACCCTGCATTGTATGGATCTGATGATAGGATTCAAGCTTGCATGGCTGAGCTTGGTGTTCCACTCACTGTTGAGAAAGGGTTTCACCAG TTTGATGTGTACGGCAACGTGTTTGGGCTCCTAGCAGCCCACCCCATCACACCACTAGTCTCCCTCCACCACCTGGACCTAGTCGAGCCCATATTCCCGAACATGACCCAAATCCAAGCCCTAAAACACCTCCTCCAAGGTCCAATAAAACTTGACCCACACGGCATCATGCAACAATCCATTTGCTACGACAAGAACCGGGACTGGACCGTGTCTGTTTCATGGGGTTACGCAATTCAAATATTTCGGCGGGTTTTCTCTGCCCGGGAAATGGAGATGCCGGCAAGAACGTTCTTGAACTGGTATCGGAGGGTGGATTACACTGGGTTCCCGTTCAACACAAGACCTTTCAGCCGCAATTCCTGTCAGAAACCGTTTGTTTTTTACTTGGCGGATGTGACGTTTGATGGTGAGAGGAATGAGAGTGTAACGAGGTATGCGAGGGTGCACCCGAATCCGAAGTGTAAGTGGAAGATGGCAAATCCAGAGACAATCCGAATGGTGACAGTTGTTAAGAAACTCGACCCGCACTTGTGGGATAAG tctccaagaagaaattgttgcaggGTTCAACCCACAAAGGAGGAGGGAACTCTAGTGATTGATGTAGGGGAATGTAGAGAAGATGAAGTTGTTGCATTGTGA
- the LOC130728286 gene encoding U-box domain-containing protein 15, producing the protein MAMEDNGDDGERPESSSDESTRPESEDEPGVAEVEEVQRVIESVVQFGEYRRTQRKESHNLARRFKLMLPLMEDLRDLQPPVPENGVVWLVNLRDALLCARDLLRLCSQGSKIHLALESEAVMIRFQNVYEKLSQAFDGVPADELGISDEVQEQLELMHVQLRRARRRTDTQDIELAMDMMVVFSDEDDRNADSAIVERLAKKLELHTVEDLEVETVAVRNLATERKGQQADSTQRIIKLLNKFKQIAGMEESNVIDDPVMPKMLGRSTSLVIPHEFLCPITLEIMTDPVIVASGQTYERESIEKWFESSHNTCPKTRQPLAHLQLAPNCALKNLIEEWCESNNFKLPKKYTAAQESCPIENKEEIPSLVESLSSIHLEEQRKAVEKIRMLSKENPENRVLVAEHGGIPPLVQLLSYPDSKIQEHAVTALLNLSIDEGNKRLISTEGAIPAIIEVLENGSAVAKENSAAALFSLSMLDELKEMVGLSNGIPPLVELLRTGTVRGKKDAITALFNLSLSHANKGRAIRAGIVPPLLALLKQTNLGMIDEALSILLLLASNPDGRQEIGELSFIETLVEFIREGTPKNKECAASVLLELCSNNSSFILAALQFGVYEHLAEIKESGTNRAQRKANAILELITRSEQI; encoded by the exons ATGGCGATGGAAGACAACGGCGATGATGGAGAACGGCCCGAGTCCTCATCGGACGAGTCAACACGGCCGGAATCGGAGGACGAACCCGGCGTCGCggaggtggaggaggtgcaGCGAGTCATCGAATCGGTGGTTCAATTCGGCGAGTACCGGAGGACGCAGCGGAAGGAGTCTCACAACCTCGCGCGGCGTTTCAAGCTCATGCTTCCTCTCATGGAAGACCTCCGTGACCTTCAACCTCCCGTTCCTGAAAACGGCGTCGTTTGGTTGGTGAATCTCAGGGACGCGCTTCTCTGTGCTAGGGACTTGTTGAGATTGTGCAGCCAAGGAAGCAAGATCCATCTC GCATTGGAGAGCGAGGCGGTTATGATAAGGTTTCAGAATGTGTATGAAAAATTGAGCCAAGCGTTTGATGGTGTTCCTGCTGATGAATTGGGTATCTCAGATGAGGTCCAAGAACAG CTTGAGTTAATGCACGTGCAACTCAGGCGAGCCAGAAGAAGGACCGATACACAGGACATAGAACTTGCAATGGATATGATGGTGGTGTTCTCTGATGAGGATGACCGCAATGCTGATAGTGCTATTGTTGAGAGGCTGGCAAAGAAGCTGGAGCTTCACACTGTTGAGGATCTTGAGGTAGAAACAGTGGCTGTTAGGAACCTTGCTACAGAAAGAAAAGGGCAACAGGCTGATAGTACCCAACGGATAATTAAACTTCTAAACAAGTTCAAACAAATTGCAGGCATGGAAGAAAGCAATGTCATTGATGATCCTGTCATGCCCAAGATGCTTGGAAGGAGCACCTCTCTGGTCATTCCTCATGAGTTTCTATGCCCAATAACACTAGAAATCATGACCGATCCTGTTATTGTTGCCAGTGGACAG ACATATGAAAGGGAAAGCATAGAGAAGTGGTTTGAATCCAGCCATAACACCTGCCCAAAGACAAGACAACCTCTGGCTCACCTACAACTAGCACCAAACTGTGCCTTAAAGAACTTGATTGAGGAGTGGTGTGAGAGCAACAACTTCAAACTTCCTAAAAAATACACTGCAGCTCAAGAAAGCTGTCCCATTGAGAACAAAGAGGAGATCCCATCTTTGGTTGAGAGCCTCTCTTCCATTCACTTGGAGGAGCAGAGAAAGGCGGTGGAGAAGATTCGTATGTTGTCAAAGGAAAACCCTGAGAACCGGGTTTTGGTTGCTGAGCATGGAGGAATACCACCACTAGTACAACTATTATCCTATCCAGACTCAAAAATACAAGAGCATGCAGTGACAGCACTTTTAAATCTTTCAATTGATGAGGGTAACAAGAGACTCATATCCACAGAAGGGGCAATTCCAGCTATTATAGAAGTGTTGGAGAATGGAAGTGCTGTGGCTAAAGAAAATTCAGCTGCAGCTTTATTCAGCTTGTCAATGCTTGATGAGCTTAAAGAGATGGTGGGTTTATCAAATGGGATTCCACCATTGGTTGAGTTGTTAAGAACTGGGACAGTTAGAGGGAAGAAAGATGCTATTACAGCACTTTTCAACTTGTCTCTAAGTCATGCAAACAAAGGTAGGGCCATTAGAGCTGGCATTGTGCCACCTTTGCTTGCTCTGCTCAAACAAACAAACTTGGGCATGATTGATGAAGCACTCTCCATTTTACTTCTTCTTGCATCAAATCCAGATGGAAGACAAGAGATTGGAGAGCTCTCCTTCATTGAAACTCTTGTAGAGTTCATCAGAGAAGGAACCCCCAAGAACAAGGAATGCGCAGCTTCTGTTCTGCTTGAGTTGTGTTCAAATAACTCATCGTTTATACTGGCAGCACTTCAGTTTGGAGTTTATGAGCATTTGGCTGAGATCAAAGAAAGTGGAACAAATAGAGCACAGAGGAAAGCAAATGCTATCTTAGAGCTCATAACCAGGAGTGAACAAATTTAA